From the Jatrophihabitans endophyticus genome, one window contains:
- a CDS encoding type VII secretion protein EccE, whose protein sequence is MPPPTKAQLVLVELAAAAVLGGYAIGAVCYAVGIGVAVVLLPLALVPRRRRWLYQLAASRWGLARRRRVIRSAAAAGAPGLAGLLGDYRVEAVDGGRRGGTLGVVRAGTTWSLPLVLDLDDVVNDDAAVPVDLLVGLLHVEDVPLSSVRLFTLTTPAGRAAHAPAGPAAPMTQLAARYCLLTLDTRRAADAVAARGGTAAATAQVMRRCAVHAEQVLATAGLRVRRLDENAVAALFATWLGPTSGSPGRRGQRTVEAWSDVQVAGTWSTVFAVTGRGPDVVSRATRLAAAAPTPVAATCLLLQPAPRDAVAATMLVRISAPDTAPTRDAYASLALLAQAYDLELQRADGEQAALLRATTPIGVGEPA, encoded by the coding sequence GTGCCCCCACCGACGAAGGCCCAGCTCGTCCTGGTGGAGCTCGCCGCGGCCGCCGTCCTCGGCGGGTACGCGATCGGCGCGGTCTGCTACGCCGTCGGCATCGGGGTCGCGGTGGTGCTGCTGCCGCTCGCGCTCGTGCCCCGGCGGCGGCGCTGGCTCTACCAGCTCGCCGCGTCGCGTTGGGGGCTCGCGCGGCGCCGCCGGGTGATCCGCTCGGCCGCGGCGGCCGGCGCCCCCGGGCTCGCCGGGCTGCTCGGCGACTACCGGGTCGAGGCCGTCGACGGCGGCCGGCGCGGCGGCACCCTCGGCGTCGTCCGTGCCGGGACGACCTGGAGCCTGCCGCTCGTGCTCGACCTCGACGACGTGGTCAACGACGACGCGGCCGTCCCCGTCGACCTGCTGGTCGGCCTGCTGCACGTGGAGGACGTGCCGCTGTCGAGCGTGCGGCTGTTCACCCTCACGACACCGGCCGGCCGCGCCGCGCACGCCCCGGCTGGCCCGGCGGCGCCCATGACCCAGCTCGCCGCCCGGTACTGCCTGCTCACCCTCGACACCCGCCGGGCCGCCGACGCCGTCGCCGCGCGCGGTGGCACCGCCGCCGCCACCGCGCAGGTGATGCGACGCTGCGCCGTCCACGCCGAGCAGGTGTTGGCGACGGCCGGGCTGCGGGTGCGCCGGCTGGACGAGAACGCGGTGGCCGCGCTCTTCGCCACCTGGCTGGGACCGACCAGCGGGTCGCCCGGACGGCGCGGGCAGCGCACCGTGGAGGCGTGGTCGGACGTCCAGGTGGCGGGCACGTGGTCGACGGTCTTCGCCGTCACCGGCCGCGGCCCGGACGTCGTCAGCCGCGCGACCCGGCTGGCCGCCGCCGCTCCCACGCCGGTCGCCGCGACCTGCCTGCTGCTGCAGCCGGCCCCTCGTGACGCGGTCGCGGCGACCATGCTGGTCCGCATCAGCGCACCCGACACCGCCCCGACCCGCGACGCGTACGCCTCGCTGGCGCTCCTCGCGCAGGCCTACGACCTCGAGCTGCAGCGCGCCGACGGCGAGCAGGCCGCGCTGCTGCGGGCCACCACCCCGATCGGCGTGGGGGAGCCGGCATGA